The genomic interval GGGTATGTGCTGGGTTGTGCTGGGGTGTGTGCTGGGGTATGTGCTGGGGTATGTGCTGGGGTATGTGCTGGGGTATGTGCTGGGGTATGTGCTGGGGtctgtgctggggtgtgtgCTGGGGTATGTGCTGGGGTATGTTCTGGGGTGTGTTCTGGGGTGTGTGCTGGGGTATGTTCTGGGGTAGGTGCTGGGGTATGTTCTGGGGTATGTGCTGGGGTCTGTGCTGGGGTATGTTCTGGGGtctgtgctggggtgtgtgCTGGGGTATGTTCTGGGGTATGTGCTGGGGTCTGTGCTGGGGTATGTTCTGGGGTGTGTTCTGGGGtctgtgctggggtgtgtgCTGGGTATGTTCTGGGTATGTTCTGGGTGTGTCTGGGGTGTGTGCTGGTATGTTCTGGGGTAGGTGCTGGGGTATGTTCTGGGGTATGTGCTGGGGTCTGTGCTGGGGTATGTTCTGGGGtctgtgctggggtgtgtgCTGGGGTATGTTCTGGGGTAGGTGCTGGGGCATGTTGAGGACTCACCGCCAGGGCGGATTTGACGGCTTGGAGTTGGAAAaacaccctgcccccctcctcggGACACACGGCCCGTAGCTCGTCCCGCGACATGCCCAGGAGCAGCGCTCCGTTCAGCGCACCGATGGTCCGGACcgtcctgcagagagaggggcagttTGCAGACACAGTCAGGCATCAGGGAGGCCTTCTCATCCAGAGGGACTTGCGTAAGTGTACAGGTTTAGGCAATTCTCTGACTGACTGGAGGGGCGACACAGCCccggaggtaagagcggttgtctggcagtcggagggttgccggtttgatcccccgccctgggcgtgtcaaagtgtgtccctgagcaagacacctaacccctaattgctcccaacgagctgattggtaccttgcatggcagcctttcatcgttgtgtgagtgtgtgtgtgtgaatgggtgaatgagaggcatcaattggataaaagcgctatataaatgcagtccatttaccagtcaTGAATTCAAGGTGTTCCATTTCCCCAATTTCTTTTCCCTTCCTTCGCCCCACTCCCCCGGATGGTTGGCACCCAATATGGATGGTGCTCTAGGTAACCGCTTATATTGCTTATGCCTAGATTTGGCTGGGAAGTATAGAATCTCTTTTAGCCAAGTTGATGCTTGGCGTAGCTTTAGGCAATGGTTTGCCATCCAGCTCGAGACTATTACAGTACAAGCCATGGGAGGAGATTCTGtatggagagaaaaggagagggccAAAAACTGAACCCTGGGGGAAATCTGTAGAAAGGTTATGGGGTCTTGAAACTGCACCGTTTTCTAAAAAGTGGAAACTCAATACCTGGGAAAGTAACacagctttgtaaaaaaaaaaaaaacctttgattCAAGGAACTACACGTTGTTAACAATAAAGAGAGACATATGAAATGGAGTTAAAATcatgaaagagaaaaggaggatAGACAGACAACCAGGAAGACACAGAAGTGCTACTGAGGGGAAACGGACACAGATCTCTGGCCCCGCGCCTCACATTTTGGAGAAGCCCTTGTACTCCAGCCAGGCCGTGACCTCCTCGGGTCGGGACATTTTGTTGAGCAGCGGGGGGGAGTTCCGGCCCTgcgggagagacggaggggtGAGTGGTGGGCCACCACAGGACAAGGCAACACCcctgcacactgcactcttCTTTACGCCTCTTTAAGGGGGCGGTGGGCACAAGCTACTCACTGGTGGCGGTTAAGGTGAATTTTCTCCCTGAATTGCAAAGGACTTTTGAAATCATAAGAAAgtcacattgcatttatttggcaggtgcttttatccaaagcgacatacaataagtacaTACCGAAGATCAtcggaacaactacaaaaactacaaactacacttttcattaAGTATCAGTTATGCATAACCACGAGCATCAAGTCTATTTCACACAGCAAGCATAGGCTAAGTAAAAACAAATCACTACATACTCTATTGTTAATGCTGTtgcgattattattattgttagcattactattattattattatcattgttattattccAAGATGGACCTCAGCCAGCCAAGATCATCACAGGATCAGTCACTGTTTCTAAACAACATCTCAGATCTCTGTATGAATTCAGCATCTTATAAACAAGGGCTGAGCTTATGCATCCCGGACTGCTAGAGGTTGCATGCATAACATGGCGCCAGGTTGGTGCACTCCAGGGTTCgatcacacactgtgctgtaaccCTCATGTACACGCAAAGTGTTGGATCTGATGTTAGACTGGGTGGGGTCTTCGGGCCCCCTGTAGTCCCATCTGTGCCGAGCCTCACCTGGGGTCCCCCTggggcccctcccccatccaggGGCTCCAGCACGTTCTGGGGCACGTGCCCCTTCTCGCCCCGACGGTTTTGGACCTTCCACCACTGCCTCGACTGATCCAGgacctacaacacacacattttcatcccACATATCACCACTGTAATCATGGCTCTGTTGGATTCAGTGAGACTCTCCTGATCATGTGCACTGTAATCATGGCTCTGTTGGATTCAGTGAGGATCTTGTCTGGCTGCATCGCTGCTCACCTGCACTACATCCCCCTTCATGACACTCAGCTCCTGGTGGTTCCTCGCCATGAAGTCATAAATTACACACATCTGCAGCATCTGACTGGAGCTGCAACACAAAAACCCAACCcaagcgcagacacacacacacgtgcacacaaacgcacatgtgcacacaggcacacacgcacacaccctcagtTCATTCATAAAGAAACAAAGATGACACTACTCAAGTCTGTACAGGATCCATGGCTCCATGGAGCTTGATGATGAAATACTAAATGTACAGGTATATAAAAACTACTAAGACATGAGTGtaataatagtattattattactgtaaataCTAAACTtagggtgtaactaggcagctgttcaTAGGTTagttagttgatgcgcctgtctaacgactacttgtacttatttattttattttccatagattgcgttgttgcagTTCGtgtagtgttaatcagtttaaccatcagggtccaagttgaactatgcggttgttccgtACTTGGAccgtacttctctctagggtttgtcatacttgttcctggttatggttatacactttgttgtacgtcgctctggataagagcgtctgccaaatgcctgtaatgtaatgtaatgtaatgtattatgaaatatattgtccacacattgggcctcattcacgaaatgtgtgtacgatcacatttgatcgtaagcTGTGTGTAAGAACTTTCCAGGACGTTTCAGCATtcatccttttttaaatttatttgtatttgttatttgtacttggctgtttccttttgctaatcacatgaacagaattgtgcataaaatttacaaacagtcagcattcatcatctcatgcacctgggatatgcaacaaaaagaaaggtctgcacatgtgtcatgaatcccatattggtttttcttaggaacattttcaaaatctagATTCACTCTGGTCTAATTGAACTGTAGATTAGACCAGAGTGAAGTGTGTCATACAGGGACAAAAGTCTTCAGCTGTTATTGACAAAGCATATCAAAAAAACTTGGCCAAAATTGAAGGAACAAATGACGGTggtaattaaatcattaaaggCCAGAAGCTGGCATGCAATCCAGAAACGAATATAGTCATACAGGCCCACCCTTGCTGTAAACCTTGTGTATAATTAACTTAGGGGTGCGCAACAAGGGCCAGTGTTGGGATtctgtgccaacttctgctctaaATTATTTAACTGGCTCAATCATATCCTGATCTGacgtttgtataagcaccagctacagccgcagactgcGTGTATCCTAACGATTGTAGTTCACAGTTGTCAggaaactaaaactaaggtaactgGATGGTACAAAACCCAGCATGCAGACCGggcctccaggaccggagttatgCTACGCTGAATTAGCTGCTTTAGGATCCAGTCTGACTCTGAGCCCATTCATGCCCCTCAGTTGGGAAGCAATGTTCTCAGTGTCATATTCTCTTACCGTGCTGGGGGAGAACTCCATGGACTGGAATTCTATAAAGAAAAGGTCAAATGAATAGATTCAGCTCAAAATGATAACACCTAAAGATTCCATCCTTCCACCAACAAAAGGCCAATTTAACTAAACGTTTTAGTGTGTAGCAACTAAAATTTGAGCTACTAAATATTTTTGCTTCAGACAAACCAGTATTtctgctgatttcactgatcAAGATATTGGTTTGTATATGCAAAAAACTTTCGCATCTGTTTAATCCTTCTGCAAATTTGAAGTTTTTCTTCTCGACAGAATTAGAGTGTATTATAATCAGTGAAGAagacagatacatttttaaaaataataaaaatgtaatattttcccATACGGCTGgtggtatattttatttaagaagCATTTTGTAAGCAAAAACTGCGTACATTTCAATACAAATGGTTAACAGCAGAAATGACTGATGTAAGGACCATATATTAAAGGGGAAGGCCCAGCTCCTAACTAATGTGATTTCGATGTCAGATTTAAGTTTGTAGAATCCTATTTGTGTTTCACCTTTTATACCTGAAACACAAGCTCTAATGGGTACCCCACACGTTAAGACTTGTAGGCCTTAATATGGTGTAAATTCcttcaattatataaatatgtcataaaaacacatgaaagatttttcttatttaaattttttttttttaaatctttcgaCTCGTAGGTCGCCATAGTTGTTATCGCcgcaatgcactctgggtagtGACTACTCCCGGGCTATTGCTCTTGTCCATTGATCGGCATTGAAAATGCCTTCTGTTCAGCCTTTTAGATTCGAGCCAGAGTGGGACATTACTCAGCAGGAAAGCACCGAGGACAGCcctcatcaaataaatcaaaacgaTGAATATCGGAGGCCAGAGGAGACGAGGGTAGGGCATAAGAGATGGTGACTGTATGGCAACTGCTCGTCTATGCCAACAGAGGTGGAGAAGTTCCCTGTTGTAAAGAGTTCCGCTTTCTAGCAGCAGCCATTCAAAGTCACTCGACCATATGGATCAAACTCGTTTTTAGCGTAACTGAAACGGGTACGTCATCCCCGTTAATTTAAACGTAACGTTATCACTTATCCACGACGTATGAGCTTAAGCCGATGATAGTACCTCCTTCATGTGCATAATCCCTAATGACAATACGTGCTGAAACACTAAGGTGTTTAACCATTCTAATTCCATCCTAATCACAGCTATCCCGtgtatcacatcacacacaaattctgtgccattgtattaatatttttcactatTAATAACCGCAACTGCTGGACAAAACAACTGGGTTACCTTCCATCTCCATTGGTCAAATTTTCTATTAAAGGCTTCAGTTTTTGTAAATAACTGGaattttgtgtggtttttacaacatatttccaTAATTGAGGGGATTTAGAACGCATTAAGCCCTACAAGTCTTAACAGGCGGAGTTCCCTTTAACACAACACATCCTGTATGAATGTCCCTGTATTTCAGGTTTGGGCGCGCCCGTGTGGCGAAGCTGAGGCCACGGGTCTCCAAATGTTTACCTGCTCAGGTGCGTTCTGGGCCGGTCTCTCCAAGGCGGAGCGCTGGCTGCTCCTTCCAGGAGCCTGCCGGGTTTCGGGCGGGGCCATCCTCGGGGGCGGAGGCTGCCAGCCGTCGGAGAAGGTTGGGATGTAGGCCGGGAGCTGGTCTCCTTGCGGCCATTTTGATCTGGAAAAAGCGCAGGCATAGTGAGCCTTTCCATTACATGCAACGGGTAAGGCCACAAACAGTCCTGTATGTCAgccaaaaatgtcaaatgggTTACTCCATCCTGCCCACAGTACTCTTGTGAATAATTACACAAAATCAGTATTTCTACCATGTGtcacaaatataatttatttggcAAAGAACCAGTGTTAAATTGTATCAAGTTCATAAACATACAACCACCCTGCTCCACAGCCCACCTCAATATTGAATAAGGCCACCATTATAGCATGCAtcactgcattttgtttttggaaaacaaatattGGCCACATTCCCCGGAAAACTGAAACTTGGGATGCAAGTGCAGTCTGGAACACACGTGTATGATGTACGACATGGACTATCGCGACTACCTGAGCCTACTGCACCTTTccaaaaatggagcatcgcgtagttctggcaggtcacgagagtcaagcgctccggccgaatcagctgatggctcagctgagtgatgttagcctatcacagtacattcactaacagggcggtctacttaaacagcctccctctactcattcggctgctcctcctgcatgcaagcgctgcacgttgcttcgtaaatcccctccaccaccccagctccttccccatgcgtcaagaatttgcattctccatccttatgtgttaagaaattgcatttgttccattcctatgtgttaagaagttgtattgctccatccttatgtgttaagaaattgcatttgctccattcatatgtgttaaaaactgctttgctgctggatctgttctgtgtgtacccctctagggggggtttggctgctggcctcccggccttatccacgcgggctgcgtggttggcgggagagctccagaacagagccataccgccaaacataactgtattgcctttattgtcaataaagttctacttgatgacagtggccCTGACAGAAACTCCCATGAGTGAAAGCCAGGCAGTGACAGCAGAGTTAAAGAAAGACCTTAATCCtttcttttcacaaagcaaTCCCAGGAGGGAGGTTTGGGGCGGGACGTCCTACCTGGGGATGTTCCACGCGTCTCCCAGGGAGATCCAGAGCTTGTCCTCCTCCGGGGTGACCTCCTTGCTGAGGAACTGCAGGGACTGCTCCACCAGCAGGGGCACGACGACCGAGGGGGGCACGTCCCGGGGGCACTGCGACACCAGCTGGAGGGGCGAGAACGTGCAGCttcacatttcacatcaaaGGACACCGAAACGTACCGGGGGAAAGAGACACGCCCTTTTCACAGAAAGACAACACGGGCACAAGCTTGggacagacacaaaaacaagacTAAAGCATGCTGCCAATTTCCCAGCTCCAAAAACGGTTGCTTTACAGGtagtgggggtgaggggaggtggTGCAAATGTGCGATTTCTCCAGACCCCCACTAAGGGCTTCATCCATAAggatgtttctgtgtttctgttcatttctcttttttcttttgtaccaCGGACCAATGAAGAAACGTTCTtcaactgtatttaaaaattctTATAAACTACTAAATTAATGTAGAGTATGACGTAATTTAATCCTGGAATTATTCTCTGAGTTGTTCTTGTTTTATAAAACTGCTGCATCTGTCACAGTACCCCCTTGCTGGCTGctggtggggatgggggtgtgaCCAGTGTCTTTAAAAAGATGATTTATTTagttaatttgttcatttgttttagtGTGTTCATATGTTTGAGTCATTAAGTTGTTCTATGGACGGTAATGGAATTAACACATGGACAACATCAGTCTATAGCATGGACTGAGCTATGCTAACTGAACGGAAAGCTTGGTGAGTGAAACGTCCATAATGGGTCGTTATTTCCTTCCCATTTGGATAAGACAGTATTGCACATTAACCTCTTGGTCAtcgtgtgtctgcctgcctatgtgtgcctgtgtctgtcgcTTGtgctttgtctgttttgttaCGGTGGATCGCGGTGTGTACTTgcttttacttcatttttgaaAGGGCCTATTGTGTTGTGGAACACCACGTCCACTTCATCTTTGAATGCAGGCCTTGTGTACAGAGCTTAAGGAGAGCTACCCTTGGCGTTGTTTAACCATTCAGCTACCGATCTGTGCATTTAGAACGACGTGTGCTGTGCTTGATGTCTGGAAACGTATTCTCTGtctttgtttctttcagaaCACGCCTTCCTGCAAAGATTCACTACGTTTTTTTGATGTACGGTAGGCTCGCTCCGATATCTGAATCGTGTTTACGATGCTATCAGGACTCCGAGTGtaactcatttcattttatgaggAAATTGTGGAAAATTTAAGGATGACACAAAATGAAGTGCAGTAGAGCGGATGTGATTGGTCGTACAGGCCTTGCAAAATGGCCGCAAACTTACAAATTCCAGGACGGAGAAGAGGATATGTACAAAGTCTGGGGCACTGGGGTTGTTGAGGATACCGTTCAGTTTGGCCTGGCAGGAGCAAGGGAGGGAGATTAGTGAGAATCCTGAGTCACAGAGGCCACTGTGCATATTCTCTACAcagggaatgttctggaaaaccACTAACAGTAACAtaactgctgtctgtctgctttaTGTCTGACATTGGACTGATATACATGCACCTAAATGGATACATTTTAGGCCTATATTTTCAAGCGAGTCAGGGCAGTGAGTGATGCTAcgcacagggaggggggtgcatgTTGGGAAACGCTGTTCTGCGTTGTTTAACCTTTTTTAGGACCACTTTGCAAGCATGTTTGAAAATAGCTAATGTAATATGCTAAAAAAAGGACAGGTTCTAAAGAGTCACCACCCTCAACTTCTCATTTGGGATTGGAATTGGGTTTGGGATTGGGATTGGGATTATGAGAACACCCAACAAGCTGGCAGAGATCATCTTTGTTAGATGGAAGGAGTGGTTTTGACAGAATTAGGGGGGTTGGATGCATGACAGTGTAACGACTGCTGTCCCCATGAACCTATGCCAGAGCTCCATGATGGCAGTGGAACATACCAGAAGATTGAATCCATACTTAATCTTCTTCAGGCAATCGACAAATTCTTCTGGAGGCAGCATACTTGCATTACCTGTAAAGAGGAAGCCGATGCGCTAAATTAGTTTTCACACTTTACTCTTCTTCACATTTTAACCACTTTtcctccccaatttggaatgcccaatcatgcTTGCATGGTAAAGTTCTTCACAGACAAGCTTGTGCCGAAGCATGTGAAATGAGTGGCTGCTCATCATATTAATCTAAATGTAAATTATCTATATACCTATCTaatttcatatatacacacacatattacatatataatatatatatatatatatatatatatatatatatatatatatatatattcgagctatgtgaattatttatatatattattttcatatatatgaAATTAGATAGGTATATAGATAATTCACATTTAGATTATACATCCAAGCTTTAACTGTAATTGGTAGAAgtatacatgtataaaaaaaataattaaaaaaatactgtaaaaaccAGAACAAAAAGGGAAAGACAATATTTAGGCTTATGCGTTGCAACCAAGGTTGGCCACATGGTATACTTACAGGCAATTAGCCAGCagataatcaaataattaattagtGAGAGGCAAGAACACAGCCTTTTTCTTGCCAATTAACACACCAGACTGCTCTGGTGTtccgtgttttaaaaaaactattagaACCTCTAAAATACGACCTTGgtccttgtttttctttttgctcttcTTCTTTGAATTTTCTTTGGGCATTGCTGCTGTGACTTTCTCCACAAAGAGCTCTGTGTCGCTCAGAATGTGGTTCAGGATCTCCTGCGGGGTTGCACGCCAGAGAGAGTGTAAATAGCTGGTACAGTCATGTGTATTGAGCACATGAGTATAGAAATAGCCATTTTATTAAAGCATTTAACCAAATTTCTGCAGATGTAATTGCTTTGTGAGAAATGAAATCTGTAGTCCTTGCACTTTCTCTCTTTAACTCTTTCATCTCAGTGAGTTAAACATTGTTGATTATAGTTAAGGCACCCATCTCAGACCTTCCGTGTTGCATATTATGATGACAGATGATTAAGATGATGATCAATGTGACCATATGGCCTATTGCAGAAGGATGTGCAAGGTTGGGGAAGTTCTGTCCTCCTTATGCAATGTCAGTTTTCTCCTTTTGTTGGGCTGGTGCCCTGATTACATTACACTCTGATTCTCTGTACCATAAACATACAAAGAAACCAGGAGCCTCATCCTCCAGAGTTGTAGTGAGGTGTTCTTGGGGTGAGGTTTGAGGGTGTGTTGCtggcagtgtgtgggggtgaggtgtTCTTTGGGTGGGGTTTGAGGGTGTGTTGCTGACAGTGTGTTGGGATGAGGTGTTCTTTGGGTGGGGTTTGAGGGTTTAGTGCATTTTAGTGGGTGGGGTGTAAGGAACTTTGGCCTGCTCTGGCCAAGACACTGACCACGTTCCTCTGGGTGTTGGTGTACTGGGGTTTAGGGGGGCCTTCCTGCCTGGGGGGGTCATCTTGCCAGGACGAGGGCATCACTGCGAGGTAGCTTGGCTCCTCTCTGGGGATgtacaggggaggggggctacCCCGCTGATCTAGggtacacacagagagacaaatTAGATGTCCTTCAATGATTATCATAAATCCACATCCACGAGATGGCCTATCCATTAGCCTGCATCAGCtgcaaccaaccctgttcctggagatctaccgtcctgtaggttttcactacaaccctaacaaagcacacctcattcattgagctgttaattagtagagtcaggtgtggcaaaaaaaaacctacaggatgatagatctccaggaacagggttggccaccACTGGTCTACATTTTTAGGCATTTtctataaacatattttactgaagcagttatGGTTTTTAAGGTACAACAGCAACTCTCTGTTAACATTTTTAGTTCCACTAAGTGTACTTTCTGTGTGATTATCCCAGTAAATCACATTTGTTTCCAAAGATATTTTCACCCATTATCATCTCACCTGGGGTTCAAACCAACACAACAAACAAGTCCAAAAGCCTGAACATACTACCACTTGTGGTCATTCCAAGTGTCCCATTTTCTATTCCAGGAACAAATGCACAAATTCCACTAGACACTTCTACTAGATAAGGCCTTATGGACAATTCCATTAGATAGAACCAATACTTTAAGAGCCATTTGTAACATGTTTAATATGAACAGGGACTCTACTAGGCTGGACTCTTCTCCACTCTTTCTTGATTGTCCTGGAGTCACGTCCATTGACCCACCATATTCTGGGTTGTTCCACTGTGGCGGGGGATAATTGGGAGGGGGTCCAAATTGGTCAGGCTGCATGTCAGGAGGCCTGGGTTTCTGGAAACCTCCGGGAACATGCTGACCGATGATGTTTTCCAGATTGTCTCTGTGGGGTAGAAATACTGGGAATGATTTTTAGAGCATGTGGGCAATTGGAGCTAAACGGAACTAATGcacaactaaaaataaatacatccatttatacagctggatatatactgaagcaatgcaggttaagtaccttgctcaagggtacaatggcagtgtcctacccaggatgAGCTTTAGGTttcaagaccagctccttacccattatactacactgccggcCACAATTCATCATATTGCGGCATTAATAGTTCAACTAGATTGCCAAAGTAGACTTAGATGGAAAAATGTCATGTGACTTTGGCGTAACACAGACAAAATTTATTGCCTAATCAGCCACTTGCATTTTCATATGTTGACCTTAGTGGTAATCGAAGGTTGCTATGATCACTTGGGAGTGAGCATTTTTGGCTGTGGTTTCAACCCACACCCTCCTGAGTCACAAGATCAGCTGCAGTTTGATTACCCAATAGAAAGTCCATATGTGACATGCTCAGTCCCCAGCTCTGTGTGATTATTGCAATCTCCTCTGTGCAATATAAGGATCCTTCTATCTATTTATGAGTATGTAGGATCACAGTCTATCACAAtctgtattttattcaaaagGCACACTTAATTTGCATtgatgtttaattattttttcggACAAAACCAGTATATTTTAAGGGAATACTTCAGAATAACTGCATAtttaataatagtaacaatgataaaaaaaactttctttttgtATGTCCTCCGAGAGTACTTTTTCAGTGCTTTttgtggaaattatttttttaggaaaaaataTGGTATATGATGGTACAGGTGTAAGTACCTGTCTCCCGTGTGAGGGAGTCttattgctttttcatttcactACAGTCTAGGAAGTATTACAGGTATGTTCTTTATGAGCCTGTACCTGGTGTTCTACTGGTCTATGTAAAACTCTGCATTATATACTGGTCTCCTGTATTGAACTCTACCTGATGCTGTTCTGGTTTCTTCTATGGGGACCCTACCTGATGTTGTGCTGGTTTCCCCTATGGGGACTCTACCTGATGATGTTCTGGTTTCTTCTATGGGGACCCTACCTGATGTTGTACTGGTTTCCCATATGGGGACCCTACCTGATGTTGTACTGGTTTCCCCTATGGGGACCCTACCTGATGTTATGGTCTTTCCAGTAAGGATCACCCACATCTTCTCTTGGATACTGCGCTGCTTTCTCCAGGTCGTTTTTGATGTTCTCTGCCTGTGAATTACACAGAACGCCGAAGTCCATCACAAGTTCAACAAGCCCGGCCATTCTTCAAGATGATGgctgcaaaaatgtattttaatattgtgtATGCTCCTCTTGAAATTGTATTCGTTATTATTAGAACTTCCAAGTATTCACAGTGCGTTCCGGATAAAAACAATTTACAGGAAAAAGTCCTGTAAATAAATgggacatttttcatttgattgtGGGTTtttaatagtaaataaatagccacaattaaaaaaaaaattgataactACCCTATTTCATCTCTTTATTATCTAAAGAGAGAAAAGCATTTCATATGCATATTTAATCCAGGTCTGATCACGCCCATAAATTTCTAACAGCTCTGCCTATGGGTTCACCCATGAATCATTTCTGCCACTGATTCCCGAGTCTTCCTTGAGAGGGAATCAGGGTGAAAGGTCGCTCTTTAGTGCTGACGATGCTGACGGCGGTGCTCAGATGGACTTTGAGTCAGTTAAAAGCTTCCTCACCCCGACTTCCTCACACTGGAACATGTAGACTTTGCTCTCCGGCCCTCTCCACTGCTTCACGGTGATCGTCAGGAGGGAGTTGTACGCACAGCTGTCCAGGATGGCCTTGATCTGTGTGATGTTGCCCAGAGCCAGAGACTCCAGTTCTCCCTGTACCCCAAAAATATGGGGGAGCAGGTGGGGGGGCGTAGGAGGGAAAAACGAGGGAGGATGGAGGAATGAAGGGAGCAAATGAGGCGAAGGGAGAAAGGGTGGAGCGGAGCAGAGAGATAGGAGGAAGGAATGAAGATACAGAAAGtgataaaagaaagaaagaaaacgaaTGAGAGATAGCAAGAGAGAGGTGCAGGTAAGTGGCAAATCCATGCATTAGTGTCAAACCGTAACTAACCAGCTCTACTTGCTCAGATGGCTAGTTTACTTTTAGTTTGATACAAATTAATGATActtgagtctgtgctgaaataTATGG from Anguilla rostrata isolate EN2019 chromosome 11, ASM1855537v3, whole genome shotgun sequence carries:
- the eps8l3b gene encoding epidermal growth factor receptor kinase substrate 8-like protein 3b yields the protein MYGISRPFSYDTPDYGGSLQSYGLSRELPSSQRSSMSRPSGKSIYMQRKEYSESINRQPDNFQYRVEHLFTCEMDGQEVRSLDDCIARLKVLDSKGRVWGQEMILEVRGGNLQLTDIETKGELESLALGNITQIKAILDSCAYNSLLTITVKQWRGPESKVYMFQCEEVGAENIKNDLEKAAQYPREDVGDPYWKDHNIRDNLENIIGQHVPGGFQKPRPPDMQPDQFGPPPNYPPPQWNNPEYDQRGSPPPLYIPREEPSYLAVMPSSWQDDPPRQEGPPKPQYTNTQRNVEILNHILSDTELFVEKVTAAMPKENSKKKSKKKNKDQGNASMLPPEEFVDCLKKIKYGFNLLAKLNGILNNPSAPDFVHILFSVLEFLVSQCPRDVPPSVVVPLLVEQSLQFLSKEVTPEEDKLWISLGDAWNIPRSKWPQGDQLPAYIPTFSDGWQPPPPRMAPPETRQAPGRSSQRSALERPAQNAPEQNSSPWSSPPARSSQMLQMCVIYDFMARNHQELSVMKGDVVQVLDQSRQWWKVQNRRGEKGHVPQNVLEPLDGGGAPGGPQGRNSPPLLNKMSRPEEVTAWLEYKGFSKMTVRTIGALNGALLLGMSRDELRAVCPEEGGRVFFQLQAVKSALALASESGHNQYNGR